Proteins from a single region of Apium graveolens cultivar Ventura chromosome 7, ASM990537v1, whole genome shotgun sequence:
- the LOC141670533 gene encoding glutamine synthetase cytosolic isozyme has translation MASLTDLINLDLSDTTDKFIAEYIWIDAVGGLRSKARTLSGPANDPTKLPKWNFDGSSTGQAPGDDSEVIIYPQAIFKDPFRRGNHILVMCDTYTPAGEPIPTNKRCNAAKIFSHPDVAAEVPWYGIEQEYTLLKKEVNWPIGWPTGGYPGPQGPYYCGIGADKAFGRDIVDAHYKACLYAGINISGINGEVMPGQWEFQVGPAVGISAGDELWVARYILERITEIAGVVVSLDPKPIPGDWNGAGAHTNYSTKSMRNEGGFEIIKKAIAKLEAKHAQHIAAYGEGNERRLTGKHETASIHKFSWGVANRGASVRVGRDTEKEGKGYFEDRRPASNMDPYVVTSMIAETTLL, from the exons ATGGCTTCACTCACAGATCTCATTAATCTTGACCTATCTGATACTACTGACAAGTTCATTGCTGAGTATATCTG GATTGATGCTGTTGGTGGACTCAGGAGCAAAGCAAGA ACCCTTTCTGGTCCGGCTAATGATCCCACCAAGCTACCAAAATGGAATTTTGATGGATCAAGTACTGGTCAAGCACCAGGGGATGATAGTGAAGTGATCATATA TCCTCAAGCTATCTTTAAGGATCCATTCAGAAGGGGTAACCACATATTG GTCATGTGTGATACCTACACACCAGCTGGTGAGCCAATTCCCACAAATAAGAGGTGTAATGCCGCTAAGATCTTTAGCCACCCTGATGTTGCAGCCGAAGTTCCCTG GTATGGTATTGAGCAAGAGTACACTCTATTGAAGAAAGAGGTCAACTGGCCTATCGGGTGGCCCACTGGAGGGTATCCAGGACCACAG GGGCCTTACTACTGTGGTATTGGTGCTGATAAAGCCTTTGGAAGGGACATTGTTGATGCTCATTACAAAGCCTGTTTGTATGCTGGTATTAACATCTCGGGCATAAATGGAGAGGTCATGCCCGGACAA TGGGAGTTCCAAGTCGGACCCGCTGTTGGTATCTCAGCAGGTGATGAGCTGTGGGTGGCCCGTTACATTCTGGAG AGGATAACTGAGATTGCTGGGGTGgttgtttctttggatcctaaGCCTATCCCT GGTGACTGGAATGGTGCAGGTGCCCACACGAATTACAG CACCAAGTCCATGAGAAATGAGGGAGGATTTGAGATAATTAAGAAGGCCATTGCCAAGCTTGAGGCCAAGCATGCACAACACATTGCTGCATATGGTGAAGGCAATGAACGTCGTCTCACTGGAAAGCATGAGACGGCCAGTATTCACAAGTTCTCATGG GGTGTTGCAAACCGTGGAGCATCAGTCCGTGTGGGTAGAGACACTGAAAAAGAAGGCAAGGGTTACTTTGAGGACCGTAGGCCTGCTTCAAATATGGATCCATATGTTGTCACTTCCATGATCGCAGAAACAACACTTCTGTAA